From a single Stomoxys calcitrans chromosome 4, idStoCalc2.1, whole genome shotgun sequence genomic region:
- the LOC106093290 gene encoding uncharacterized protein LOC106093290 — translation MSLQKTCIVFTIACMALAMAKTQNVNGILPERSILNFMASSSRTLQGNPTRSLECFEYYIPIIDETAQQYQWDLGNCTEAFENAQQAAFQASAEQRNQLAKTVNDSCEILIECENAATAEDVYQCYINQGPTEAKTLYSVSIDATSQYATLEEKIRQAQSDEEMCNIKARIIYEKDSTQAYAELNSCVLNETPIPTAAAPSSKV, via the exons ATGAGTTTACAAAAGACTTGTATCGTTTTTACCATTGCCTGCATGGCCTTGGCAATGGCAAAGACCCAAAACGTCAATGGAATCCTTCCCGAGCGCAGCATTCTGAATTTTATGGCAAGTTCCAGTCGAACCCTTCAAGGAAATCCCACACGATCATTGGAATGCTTTGAATATTATATTCCTATCATCGATGAAACGGCCCAACAATATCAATGGGATTTGGGCAATTGTACAGAAGCCTTTGAAAATGCTCAACAGGCGGCTTTTCAAGCATCAGCTGAACAACGAAATCAATTGGCCAAAACAGTTAATGATTCCTGTGAAATTCTAATTGAATGTGAGAATGCAGCCACAGCTGAAGATGTCTATCAATGCTATATAAATCAG ggtccaACTGAGGCAAAAACCTTGTATTCTGTTTCAATCGACGCCACTTCCCAGTATGCAACTCTGGAAGAGAAAATCCGCCAAGCGCAGAGTGATGAAGAAATGTGTAACATAAAGGCCAGAATAATCTACGAAAAGGATTCGACCCAAGCCTATGCTGAATTGAATTCGTGCGTTTTGAACGAAACTCCCATCCCAACTGCTGCAGCACCTTCTTCCAAAGTATAA